The DNA segment ATGCCTCAAGGAAGGAATGCTATGAGAGAGTCTTTGCAGGTTGAGAAATTTGAAAAAATGAGTGACGGGCAGCTTCTGGCCTTGCGGAACTGTCTTGATACAGTCATTTCCGCAAGGGATGGGCTGGTGGGTCAACCCGATTTCACAATGGCATCCGGCTCGCAAGCCTGTCGTTTTTTTACCGTGCCGGACGGTGTGCGACGGCTGGATAAACATCAGGTTGAACAGCTGACCAGAGCTTTTGAAGAATGGGTTGGTGAATCTCGTGATGCCCGTACCCTCAGGTCAAGAGAACGTGTTTTTATAACATTTCTTGTTCTTCGGTACACAGGAGCGCGATTGGGCGAGGTCCAGTCTTTGGACGAGACTCGAGATATAGATTTTCAGCACTGTTTTGTCCGCCTTCCTCTGGGGACTGGTGTGCATGGGAAAAGTGGGGTGCGGGAAGTCCCCATTCCAGCGGAAGTCATGGCTCGGATCAGTGAATGGTGTGAGCGAAATGCGAGTGCCAAGTCCAACCGGAACTCCCGTGAGACCCTGTTCCATTTCGATCAGGGATTCTTGCGCCGTAAATTTCACGAACAGGAAAAGCGGTCAGGGCTGCCCCGCGAATTATTGAATCCGAGCGGTTTGCGGAATTCCCGCGCCATTGAATTGATGCAGGGCGGTATGCCAATGCGTGCAGTACAAGCTTTGCTCGGGTATTCCAAATCGGATTTTATTTCATCATTTGTCACTCTTGCTGACAATGACTTGAAATGTGTTGTTCAGCATTATTGCAAAAAGGAATTCGGAATGGAAACAAGTGCCAGAAATACATTCAAGGGACAGGTTGTTCGCGTTCTGGCCAATCCTGTAATGTGCGAGATCGTCCTGCGCACAGAATCGGGGTATGAGGTCGCGGCCACGGTGACTAACCAGAGCCGGGAGAAGCTTGGACTTGAAGAAGGCCGACCTGCTTCTGCCTTGATCAAAGCGACATGGGTGATCCTTGAAAAAGGTGATACGAAGCCAGAGACCAGCGCCCGGAATGCTTTCCCCGGAACCATCACCAAGGTGACCAGTGATGGTATCACTGCGGAGGTGGACGGCAGTCTGGACGATGGCACCCCCGTGTGTGCTCTGGTCACCGCAGGCAGTTTCGAAAAACTCGGTATCGGTGAAGGTGATCGGTTCATTTTCATGTTCAAGGCTATGTCTGTCATTATCAGCTAATCGTATGGTCTGGTCCTGTCGAGCTTGATACTGTCTTAATCATTTGGGAAAAATATGAATATTGTATGGATTGATCTGACGGATTCGGCTTTTTCCGGCCCCTTACTTCTGACTCTCAAAGTGGCCGGGTTGGCGACGATTTGGTCATTGATTCTGGGAGTGGCAGCAGCGTACGCCCTGTCTCGTTGGCGTTTTTTCGGGCGTGATTTTGCGGATGCTGTCTTTACCTTGCCCATGGTCATGCCGCCGACCGTGCTCGGGTATTACCTGCTGGTGCTCATTGGTCGCAGGGGTGTCTTGGGTGAATGGCTTCAGGCGAATTTCGGCATCAGTCTCATGTTTACCTGGCAGGGAGCAGTCATCGCGGCCACGGTGGTTGCCTTTCCGCTGGTGTTCAAATCGGCGCGCGCAGCCCTGGAAGGCGTGGGGAAGCAGTACGAAAACGCCGCGCGCACCTTGGGCCAGGGGGAACTCTCGGTATTCCTCCGGGTTTCGTTGCCTCTGGCCTTTCGCGGCGTGCTGTCCGGCGGTATGCTCGCTTTTGCCCGTGCCATGGGCGAGTTCGGTGCCACCCTTATGGTGGCGGGAAATCTTCCAGGTAAGACCCAGACACTCTCTCTCGCTGTCTACTCTGCCGTTCAAGCCGGAAATGATGGGCTGGCGAACACATTGGTTTTGATTATCAGTGTGGTCTGCGTACTCATCCTCATGGCTACCAGTAAACTCTTGCAACCTCGTTTTTAACCACCATTCAAGGAGTTCCCAATGAAACGTTGTCATGTCTTTGTCTTGTGCCTGTTCTCGCTGACTCTTGTTTTCGGAAGTTCTCAGGCTGCTCAGGCTCAGGAGTTGATTGTGTCGGCTGCGGCCAGTCTTACCGATGCCTTCAGCGATATTGAACCAGCTTTTGAAAAAGCGCACCCTGGTGTTGATGTCATCATGAATTTTGCTTCATCCGGGGCTTTGTTTCGTCAGATAGAACAGGGCGCACCGGCTGATGTTTATGCTTCTGCCAACCCCAAATGGATGCGCAAAGCCGTGGAAAAAGGCTTTGTCGCTCAGGATGACGTCCAGGTCTTTGCCCGTAATTCACTGGTTTTGGCTACTCCTTCGGATAATCCGGCCGGTGTGAAAACGTTGGCTGACCTGACCGGTCCGTCAGTGAAATCCATTGGTATCGGTACACCTGAGACCGTCCCTGCCGGGCAGTATGCCAAGGGTGCATTGACAGCCAAGTCCCTGTACGCCACATTGACTCCGAAGATGATTTTCGGTGAATCTGTTCGTCAGGTTCTGGACTACTTATCCCGTGGCGAAGTCGATTGTGGTTTCGTCTACGGCACTGATGCTGTCAAAGCTGGAAAAAGTGTCCGTATTATCGAGGAAGTTCCTCTGGAGAAGCCTGTGACCTATCCCATCTCAGTGCTCAAGAATTCCGGTGTTTCAGATATGGCCAAGGCATTCGTGGACTTTGTCCGCAGTGATGCTGGTGCTTCCTTGTTGGAAGGCCGTGGTTTCAAGCGTCCTTAAGAGGAAATCCGAGTCTTCATGAAATTTGAACTTGATATATCAAAACGACTGAACGGCGGAGGAGACGAATTTCTCCTCCGCTCCCGGTTTTCGACCACTGATCGGGCCTTGGTGCTTTTCGGGCCGTCCGGGTCGGGAAAAACACTGACGCTTCGTTCCATTGCCGGATTGCTTACGCCGGATGACGGCTACATAAAGGTCAATGGCGAAGTGATCTTTGATGCCAAAGCCGGGATCAATGTGCCGACGCGTGAGCGAAATGTCGGCTATGTCTTTCAGGATTATGCGCTTTTTCCCCATCTGACGGTGCGGGAGAATATAGCCTTTGGGCTTAAGCCTCTTTTCGGCAGGTTGAGCGGGAAGAAGCAACGGCATGTGGAAGATCTCATTGCGGTTTTTGGATTGGAGAAGGTCGCCGGGCAAAAGCCCGGTGCGATGTCCGGCGGGCAGCAACAACGGACTGCGCTCGCTCGGGCGTTGGCCACGTCGCCGAAGCTGCTCTTGCTTGACGAGCCTTTTAGCGCGCTTGATCAGCCTTTACGTTTGCGGATGCGGACCGAGCTTGCAAGAGTTCTGGAAACATTCGATATTCCAATGATCATGGTCACGCATGATTCTGATGAAGTGGAATCTTTTGCTGAAACCATCGTCGTTTACAGGAATGGAAGCGTGGAAGACGTCCATTCGGCCCGCAAGTTTATTGATTCCGGTGAGAGCATGACAGAAGCCCTCTGTCGACAGGTTGCCCGCTCCTACGATTAGTTCGGAGCCACGGGTTTTTTATCTTATTCCCTGAATGAGGGGAGGAGTGTTTCTCTGTGCTTCCCCTTTCGTTTCTTCTTCTTCTTCTTTTTTGGGCATTACCGATGTTTTTCATAGATCATGAGGCCGATGAGGGCTGCCAGGAGTGCAGTCCATATGACGGCTGCCCTGACGGTTGCGGCCTTTGCTCGTTCCTTGTCACCCCATGAAAGCGGGCGGATACCTTGAAGAAGAAAGGTGACCACTCCCGCGAGGTTGAGGCAGATGATATTCGTAGTGAAGAGCATTGCGGCCCCGCCTGCTTCTCCGAGCATCCCAGCGCCCAGGAACAGACCGCTGGCCGTGAGAGGGGGAAGCAACGCAAGGGCGACCATGACGCCGACCAGTGAAGTCGGGACGCCAAGAGTGAAGGAGATGATGCCTGCCCCCCCTGAGACGATTGCCAGAATGATGTCGGAGAAAGTGGTGTTGCTTCGGGTCATTAACTCCTCTGTGGGAGATGTGTTGCCGAGAACCAGTCCTGTCAAGAGGGCGAGTAGGAAACAGAGAGTGATGCCGACTGTCAGGGTCTTGAGCGATTCTTTTGCCAGTTTGGAATCTCCGAGGGTCGTCGCCAGTGACAGGCCGACATTAGGACCAAGCAGGGGGGCGAGCACCATGGCCCCGATGATGATTGCCACATTGTCCCTCAGCAGGCCAATTATGGCGACCAGTGAGGAGAAGATGACGAGCATGACGTAGTTCTTTGAAAGAACCGTGGTGTCCAGTATATCGGTATAGAGCTCCTCTCTGCTGATTCTATTCTGTTTCTTGTCTTCAGACTCTTTGGTTTCGTTGCTCTTTTCGTCTTTCTCTTTGGAAAGTTGGTCGAGACGAGGGATAGTCGCTTCGGCTGGATAGACGACAATGCGATACTGATCTGTCCAGGCAAAGAGGTTTTCGAGCTTGTCCATGACATTTTCCGATTCCTGAACATCAAGGATGATTCGAAACGAGAGCGCTTCTTCGTCTTCAAGAGGTGATGCCCAATAGACATATCCTTGGTCTGTCTGATGTTCCTCCAAAGAGTGAACCACTTGGTCCTTATCAGACCGCGGAGTGACTATTTCAATGACGCGCAATGGCATGGGGCGACCTCTTGGTGAACGTTTTGTAAATGACCTCAGAGAGGTAGCATAAAGGAAAGGGCGAGTACATGTGTCCGGCGCACTGTGGCGAGCTCAGGGAAAAGGTTGTTGGGAAGGGTTTTTGATTCTTTTTTACATTTTTTGTCAATGGAGTTTCCAATATCGGGAAAAATGATTTTCTTAACTTCTTTTAAGGTGTCTTCTTTTGCAAATTTGATAATAGTCATTCTATTGTGTACTGCTTTCAACATGCTTTCATGTTGGAATTGTTCTTTATCGAGTTTTTTTAGTGGAATCAGTATGTGTCAAAATGATGGTGAACAGCCTTTTGGATGGCTTTCTTGATTTGTGTGGGATTGATCGAAGACCTCATCGGTATGGTTCTGCCGAGTCTTGGGGCTGGCCCTTCCTTTTGTTTGGTCCGTAAAATCCGCTGAGCGACATGGTTCTGTAGAGCCTGCTCAGTGACGGTGAAAACTCATGAAAGCCCGGAGGGGAATTCTGAATGAGCAGGGTTGAAATCAAGACCAGTTGCACCCGTGATTGTCCGAATACCTGCGGACTTGTCGCCACTGTCGCGGATGGGCGGTTAGTCAAGTTGGCGGGAGATCCTTGCCATCCTTTGACCAAAGGAGTGGCCTGTCACAAAACAGCCAAATACATTCACCGTGTCTACAGCCCGGAGCGGATAGTTCATCCCATGCTCAAGGAGGGGGGGAGGTGGCGGCAGGCTTCGTGGGATGAAGTGTTTGACTTGATAGCAGATCGCCTGAAGATCACCGTAGCTGAATCGGGGCCGGAGGCCATCCTGTATTATCAGGGGAATGGTGAGCGGACCGCACTCAAATTGCTCAACAAGTATTTCTTCAACCTCATGGGTGGTGTCACAACCATGCGTGGATCGCTGTGCGGTGGAGCCGGGCAGGGCGCACAAGAACTTGATTTGGGAAAACGCATATCCCATGACCCGTTAGACCATGGAAACAGTCGATCGATCATTCTCTGGGCACGCAATCCTGTTTCCACCAATATCAGCCTGGTCCCTCTTGTCCGTACAATCAAAAAGCGGGGTGGCACGGTCATTGTCATTGACCCGGTGCGAAGCCGGTCTGCGGCCCTTGGAGACCGCCATATTGCTCCCACTCCAGGTGGGGATGGCTATCTTGCCATGGCTGCGGCAAAACTGATTCTGGCTGCCGGTGCCGAAGATCGGGAGTTCTTGTTCACGTATTCTGTTGGCTTTGAAGCCTATCAGGCGATTTTGAATCGGTTCAGCGTGGAAGAACTGTGTTCTCTCGCTGGAGTCTCGGTAATGGATGCGACTTTCCTCGCCGATACTTTGGTACGGGAAAAACCCACGGCGACGCTCCTGGGGTGGGGGGTGCATCGTTATGAACATGCGCACTATTCGATTCGGCCTATCGATGCACTCGGCGCTCTCAGTGGCAATATCGGTGTCGCGGGCGGTGGAGTCAGTCAGGGATTCGAAGAGTATGCGCCATATGATCAGACGTATTGGGGGGATGAACTCAATCCTCCACGTCGGACCTTCCTGCATCCCAAGTTGGGAGAGGAAATTCTCGGTGCGACCAATCCGCCAATTCGCATGATCTATGTGACTTCCGGTAATCCGGTCTGTATGGCTCCACATTCCTGCAAAGTGCGACAAGCGTTCGGACGTGCTGAATTCATGGTTTATTCCGGTCATTTCATGGACGATACAGCAAGTTTGGCAGATGTTTTTTTACCGGCGACAACCTTTCTTGAAGAAAACGATATTGTCGCAGGATATGGCCATAATTTTGTGGGAGCGGTGAATCAGGTTATTCCCCCTGTGGGCGAGTGTCTGTCTGAATTTCACATGTTCCATGCGTTGGCGGAGCGGTTCCCGTTTGCTGGACGTTTTCAACGCCCGGTCGATGCATGGTTGCAGGATATCTGTGCTCCTCTCTGGGCTCAGGGAACATCACTTGAAGCGGTCAGAGAGGGGGCGTTTCGCATGGATGCTCCGATGGTTCCCTATGCGGATAAGACGTTTCCCACAGAATCGGGAAAATTTCAGTTCATGACCGAATTCGATCCCATGGAACAGATTGTTTCGGATCGCCGGTATCCCTATAAGCTCCTGACGATTGCTCCTCATTCGTTTATTTGTTCGGAGCGGACCATGGCTGAACATTCGGCATTGCCCTCAGTGACGATGCATGCTCAGGAGGCAGAGCGAAATGGTGTTCAGGACGGGATGGTTGTCAGTGTGTCGAGTTCAGTGGGGGAAGTCCGGGCCAGACTCAAAGTCGATGCTTCAATGCGGCGTGATGTGGTCATCGCGGAACGAGGCGGGTGGGCCAAGGCCGGGCATGGCTTGAATCAGTTGACGCGGGATATTCCCAGTCTGGTTGGTCAGGGAACACCGTTTTATGACACCTCAGTGGCAATTGGCCCGGTGTATGAAAAGAGTGCTCGGATATTGGTGGTTCGGGAAAGAGACCTTTCGCCCGAAGGGACATTTTGCAAGGAGTTGGAGCGTCAGGGTGCCATGCTGGTGACTCTCAGGCCCGATGGAGGTGATCCTTTACCGGAAACTCTTTCGGATTTCGATGGATTGGTCGTTTTCGGGGGGCCGGAGCAGATTCAGAATGGATGTTCGAAAGGATATCTTGATCCCTTGATGCGCCTCATGCGCGAGTGTGATGCCGCGGGAAAACCTGTTGCAGGAATCCGGCATGGGTGCCACCTCCTCGCCCTTGCTCATGGAGGGTCTGTGAAGGCTTTGGATGAACCGGAATTCGGTTTTTCCCAACCTCGCAGGACAGAGCTTGGTCGGGTGGATTCCGTGGTGGGCGGCACTGGTCCTGTGCCGGAATTGATGGGATATCACTGTGATTCGTTTGACCTGCCTTCAGGGGCTTCTTTGTTGATGGAAGGAGCCTCCGGTGACAAACAGTGTTTCAAGGTGGGGCAGTGTTCATATGGTTTTGAATTTCATCCGGGCGCGGATTCTTCCATTGTCATGCATTGGATTGAGCTGTTCAGGCAGGATGAATCCATCAGGGAAGGTCGGTTTCGCATGCGGTATGATGATGCCTTTTTTGAGGCATTAATGACTCGACTTCCCCTTTTGCTGGCTGATTCCGAGGCTTTTTGCCGTCACATGGTGCAAAAATGGTTGGAGTCGGTTGTCTCTGTTTGAGATGGGCATATGGTTGATGTGTGAAAGGTTATTTTTGAAAAATGAAATGAATTCATTCGCTAGCAATGCCGGAACCGAAGGCCAATACCTCCGGTTCCGGTGTCATTCCTTGTGGTCTTTCTTGTTTGTTGCAGTGTTCAACTCCAGCGTATCAACCTGGTGTCATACTTGTTGGCAAGACCTGGGTGAATGGGGATGACCCTGATTCCATAGCGTATCGGACCTGAAGTCGGTGGGGCATATTTCGCATGAAATTCAAGTGTTTCCCCTTCGGTGTGTTTTAATTCCATGGGAATGCAATCCACGATGACTTCTTCATTGGGGCTGGTGGCCACCAGTTCAGCGAGTATTTCCTCTTCCAGAAGCTGTCCCTTGTCCACTTTGGCTTTGACTGTCAGTTTGTTCCCCAGCTTGAAGACATCACCAAGGATTCCTTCGACTTGAACTTCTTTGATGGTCACAGTGGCAAACCGACCTGGAATACGCTTGCGCCATTCTCCGACTTCTTTTGAAAGGGCGAAATCATTCTTGTTGCGCTTGGCTGCCAGTGACATCACGGGAAGATACCCATTATTGACATAGTCGAGTACCATGCGGTGGGTGCCATATTGCCTGAATGCTGTCTTCATGGATTCCTTCATGCGGCGAATCCATGCATGAGGGACGCCATCGCCATCCCTGTCGTAAAATTCAGGGATGACCTCCGTTTTCAGTGTGGCGTATAGGTTGTCGGCATCGACAATATCCTGATTTACCTGATTTTCATAAA comes from the Pseudodesulfovibrio piezophilus C1TLV30 genome and includes:
- a CDS encoding ABC transporter ATP-binding protein codes for the protein MKFELDISKRLNGGGDEFLLRSRFSTTDRALVLFGPSGSGKTLTLRSIAGLLTPDDGYIKVNGEVIFDAKAGINVPTRERNVGYVFQDYALFPHLTVRENIAFGLKPLFGRLSGKKQRHVEDLIAVFGLEKVAGQKPGAMSGGQQQRTALARALATSPKLLLLDEPFSALDQPLRLRMRTELARVLETFDIPMIMVTHDSDEVESFAETIVVYRNGSVEDVHSARKFIDSGESMTEALCRQVARSYD
- the modA gene encoding molybdate ABC transporter substrate-binding protein yields the protein MKRCHVFVLCLFSLTLVFGSSQAAQAQELIVSAAASLTDAFSDIEPAFEKAHPGVDVIMNFASSGALFRQIEQGAPADVYASANPKWMRKAVEKGFVAQDDVQVFARNSLVLATPSDNPAGVKTLADLTGPSVKSIGIGTPETVPAGQYAKGALTAKSLYATLTPKMIFGESVRQVLDYLSRGEVDCGFVYGTDAVKAGKSVRIIEEVPLEKPVTYPISVLKNSGVSDMAKAFVDFVRSDAGASLLEGRGFKRP
- a CDS encoding molybdopterin-dependent oxidoreductase — its product is MSRVEIKTSCTRDCPNTCGLVATVADGRLVKLAGDPCHPLTKGVACHKTAKYIHRVYSPERIVHPMLKEGGRWRQASWDEVFDLIADRLKITVAESGPEAILYYQGNGERTALKLLNKYFFNLMGGVTTMRGSLCGGAGQGAQELDLGKRISHDPLDHGNSRSIILWARNPVSTNISLVPLVRTIKKRGGTVIVIDPVRSRSAALGDRHIAPTPGGDGYLAMAAAKLILAAGAEDREFLFTYSVGFEAYQAILNRFSVEELCSLAGVSVMDATFLADTLVREKPTATLLGWGVHRYEHAHYSIRPIDALGALSGNIGVAGGGVSQGFEEYAPYDQTYWGDELNPPRRTFLHPKLGEEILGATNPPIRMIYVTSGNPVCMAPHSCKVRQAFGRAEFMVYSGHFMDDTASLADVFLPATTFLEENDIVAGYGHNFVGAVNQVIPPVGECLSEFHMFHALAERFPFAGRFQRPVDAWLQDICAPLWAQGTSLEAVREGAFRMDAPMVPYADKTFPTESGKFQFMTEFDPMEQIVSDRRYPYKLLTIAPHSFICSERTMAEHSALPSVTMHAQEAERNGVQDGMVVSVSSSVGEVRARLKVDASMRRDVVIAERGGWAKAGHGLNQLTRDIPSLVGQGTPFYDTSVAIGPVYEKSARILVVRERDLSPEGTFCKELERQGAMLVTLRPDGGDPLPETLSDFDGLVVFGGPEQIQNGCSKGYLDPLMRLMRECDAAGKPVAGIRHGCHLLALAHGGSVKALDEPEFGFSQPRRTELGRVDSVVGGTGPVPELMGYHCDSFDLPSGASLLMEGASGDKQCFKVGQCSYGFEFHPGADSSIVMHWIELFRQDESIREGRFRMRYDDAFFEALMTRLPLLLADSEAFCRHMVQKWLESVVSV
- a CDS encoding TIGR00341 family protein; this encodes MPLRVIEIVTPRSDKDQVVHSLEEHQTDQGYVYWASPLEDEEALSFRIILDVQESENVMDKLENLFAWTDQYRIVVYPAEATIPRLDQLSKEKDEKSNETKESEDKKQNRISREELYTDILDTTVLSKNYVMLVIFSSLVAIIGLLRDNVAIIIGAMVLAPLLGPNVGLSLATTLGDSKLAKESLKTLTVGITLCFLLALLTGLVLGNTSPTEELMTRSNTTFSDIILAIVSGGAGIISFTLGVPTSLVGVMVALALLPPLTASGLFLGAGMLGEAGGAAMLFTTNIICLNLAGVVTFLLQGIRPLSWGDKERAKAATVRAAVIWTALLAALIGLMIYEKHR
- the modB gene encoding molybdate ABC transporter permease subunit; the protein is MNIVWIDLTDSAFSGPLLLTLKVAGLATIWSLILGVAAAYALSRWRFFGRDFADAVFTLPMVMPPTVLGYYLLVLIGRRGVLGEWLQANFGISLMFTWQGAVIAATVVAFPLVFKSARAALEGVGKQYENAARTLGQGELSVFLRVSLPLAFRGVLSGGMLAFARAMGEFGATLMVAGNLPGKTQTLSLAVYSAVQAGNDGLANTLVLIISVVCVLILMATSKLLQPRF
- a CDS encoding TOBE domain-containing protein, which gives rise to MRESLQVEKFEKMSDGQLLALRNCLDTVISARDGLVGQPDFTMASGSQACRFFTVPDGVRRLDKHQVEQLTRAFEEWVGESRDARTLRSRERVFITFLVLRYTGARLGEVQSLDETRDIDFQHCFVRLPLGTGVHGKSGVREVPIPAEVMARISEWCERNASAKSNRNSRETLFHFDQGFLRRKFHEQEKRSGLPRELLNPSGLRNSRAIELMQGGMPMRAVQALLGYSKSDFISSFVTLADNDLKCVVQHYCKKEFGMETSARNTFKGQVVRVLANPVMCEIVLRTESGYEVAATVTNQSREKLGLEEGRPASALIKATWVILEKGDTKPETSARNAFPGTITKVTSDGITAEVDGSLDDGTPVCALVTAGSFEKLGIGEGDRFIFMFKAMSVIIS